The following coding sequences are from one Parambassis ranga unplaced genomic scaffold, fParRan2.1 scaffold_22_arrow_ctg1, whole genome shotgun sequence window:
- the LOC114430306 gene encoding B2 bradykinin receptor-like codes for MSANLSNQTTYQNETQCYGDIFFYLTVMEVSFLPISVLGIILNLFVLVVFCFHKKACTAPEIYLSNLAAADFLLMCCFPFDVLVLANDYMSSAICKLISTIIYMNTSCSCGFLVLVSIDRYLALVHPLSHERLRRPICAKLGCVLVWTLGFLLNVDVIVYFKAVRDPENNVTECSSVYPSRSHDVLFSVLYSTFTFFLPLCIMSFCTVNILHVLRNRVTESSNTQKMEHRATTLVLAVLLVFMICWLPGQIARVIHLLLVYTPKDECLVKLLRFIRVFSFFLGIFNNALNPILYVLVGKTFRRKMKELFQQCRT; via the coding sequence ATGTCTGCCAACCTGAGCAACCAGACTACATATCAGAATGAAACACAGTGTTATGGTGACATATTCTTTTACCTCACAGTGATGGAGGTGTCCTTCCTTCCCATCAGTGTGCTGGGAATCATCCTcaatctgtttgtgttggtggttttcTGCTTCCACAAGAAGGCCTGCACTGCGCCTGAGATCTACTTAAgcaacctggctgctgctgacttTCTTCTGATGTGCTGTTTCCCCTTTGACGTTCTAGTTTTAGCAAACGATTACATGAGTTCTGCCATATGCAAACTGATATCAACTATCATCTACATGAACACCTCCTGCAGCTGTGGCTTCCTTGTTCTGGTTAGCATAGATCGTTATTTGGCACTGGTGCACCCGCTGTCCCATGAAAGACTGCGCAGGCCAATTTGTGCCaaactgggatgtgttctggtGTGGACTCTGGGTTTTCTTCTGAATGTTGATGTTATCGTTTACTTTAAAGCAGTACGTGATCCTGAGAATAATGTTACTGAATGTAGTAGTGTTTATCCAAGTAGAAGTCATGATGTGCTGTTTAGTGTTCTGTATTCAACATTcaccttcttcctccccctttgTATTATGTCCTTCTGCACTGTCAACATTCTTCATGTTTTGAGGAACAGGGTAACAGAGAGCTCAAACACTCAGAAAATGGAGCACAGGGCCACCACTCTGGTCCTGGCAGTCCTCCTGGTGTTCATGATCTGCTGGCTGCCAGGCCAAATCGCAAGAGTCATACATTTATTACTTGTATATACCCCTAAGGATGAGTGTCTTGTTAAATTATTGCGCTTCATCAGagtcttttccttcttcttggGCATTTTCAACAATGCTCTCAACCCAATTCTCTACGTCTTAGTCGGGAAAACTTTCCGCCGAAAAATGAAGGAATTATTCCAGCAGTGCAGAACATAA